A genomic segment from Saprospiraceae bacterium encodes:
- a CDS encoding SusC/RagA family TonB-linked outer membrane protein, producing MKKSTLLLAIFCLCLTGNVWSQTVRGTVTSAEGETLIGVNILEKGTSNGTITDIDGSYSINISSSEAVLVFSYTGFTPEEVAVAGRTTVDVSLVQGIAIDEIVVTALGIEREKSSLTFAQQTVDGTDLLKARDINFLNSLSGRAAGVEIKKSSSGPGGSTRVVLRGDKSLSGNSEPLFVIDGIPMANNRGPQPGMWDGVDGGDGMSQINQDDIESITVLKGSNAAALYGSQGANGVVLITTKSGQEGKAKVSVSSGLTMENILLKPDLQFKYGSTNGTKESWSKTPGNFASNYVDDFFQTGYNQINSVSISGGTAKTKAYFSFGNVNARGIYPQNTYERYNVTFKQSTKLLNDKLTIGSSVMLSDETSNNRPRAGYYDNPLTGLYMFPRDRDFESFKNNYATLDPNRNVEVQNWFVIDHHQSNPYWLLNRETQLHGAKRMIGSVNLDYQFNEKLSVSVRGNYDFASRVRDEQQSAGGNTTTVHPNGSWTYAKYTDELIYTDAILKYAENLGDFNLNFVAGTSYQKTVSGLGVAVDGSAQNGLLFANEFYFQNLPPNVQVQSTLGGRLVKQAVFGNATLDYKQMIYLDLSGRNDWASSLAGTGNQSYFYPSIGASAILSKIIALPEVVTFAKVRYSNTRVGNEVPFNRVFPQNTIAASGGVNRNTQQPFDNLKPEIITSNEIGTNWRFFDDRFGFDFTYYNTVSTDQFISLPAPSGSGFTSYFVNAGKIVNKGIELTVDVTPIYTRKLLWTSSFNFWSNENEVVEMHPDLAAVNTGASEGYGSRFETGGSIGDVFVFKYRRDDQGRIMLAPNNGVPLKTAVQELAGNLNPDWSLGWSNNFTFGKFGLNFVVNGKFGGVAFSQTESMLDGAGVSQRTADARDAGGVTVNASKDGAAVTTVDAETWFRAIGDRNGIGEAYIYDRTNVRLTQLALSYNTKLFSQKVPVTLSLVGQNLFFLHIVAPFDPELAMNTSRNSASLDNFNTPATRTIGFNINVNF from the coding sequence ATGAAAAAAAGCACCTTATTATTAGCCATTTTCTGTCTATGCTTGACAGGAAATGTATGGTCCCAAACGGTTAGGGGGACTGTTACAAGTGCGGAGGGAGAGACGCTGATTGGCGTAAATATTTTAGAAAAAGGAACCTCCAATGGTACGATAACCGACATTGATGGATCCTATTCTATCAATATCAGTTCTTCCGAGGCCGTACTCGTATTCTCTTATACGGGATTTACCCCTGAAGAAGTAGCCGTTGCCGGTAGAACGACGGTAGATGTTAGCCTTGTTCAGGGTATTGCCATAGATGAGATCGTTGTAACGGCACTGGGTATTGAAAGGGAGAAAAGCTCTCTTACCTTCGCCCAGCAAACGGTTGACGGAACTGACCTCCTTAAGGCGCGGGATATAAACTTCCTGAATAGTTTATCTGGCCGAGCTGCTGGTGTGGAGATCAAGAAAAGTTCCTCAGGGCCAGGGGGGTCCACAAGGGTCGTATTGCGAGGTGATAAATCATTAAGTGGCAATAGTGAACCACTATTTGTGATCGATGGTATCCCAATGGCCAATAACAGGGGCCCACAACCTGGTATGTGGGACGGGGTTGACGGCGGAGACGGTATGTCTCAAATCAACCAGGATGATATTGAAAGCATCACGGTACTGAAGGGCTCAAACGCTGCGGCGCTATACGGTAGCCAGGGAGCCAACGGTGTCGTTTTGATCACGACTAAATCTGGTCAGGAAGGAAAGGCCAAGGTCAGTGTCAGCTCCGGCCTTACTATGGAAAACATACTGCTTAAACCGGACCTGCAATTCAAATACGGCAGCACGAATGGAACAAAGGAAAGCTGGTCCAAGACCCCTGGCAATTTCGCCAGTAACTACGTGGATGACTTTTTCCAGACCGGATACAACCAGATTAATTCCGTTTCGATCAGTGGTGGAACGGCCAAAACTAAAGCCTACTTTTCTTTTGGCAATGTAAATGCCCGAGGTATTTATCCTCAAAATACCTATGAGCGATATAATGTTACTTTCAAGCAATCCACCAAATTGCTCAACGATAAACTGACGATCGGCTCAAGTGTTATGCTATCTGATGAGACATCAAATAACCGTCCTCGTGCCGGCTATTATGATAATCCGCTTACAGGTCTTTATATGTTTCCAAGAGACCGAGATTTCGAATCTTTCAAAAACAACTATGCGACCCTTGATCCGAATAGGAACGTAGAGGTGCAAAATTGGTTTGTGATCGATCACCATCAGTCCAATCCTTACTGGTTGCTTAACAGAGAGACTCAGCTCCACGGAGCCAAACGAATGATCGGAAGTGTGAACCTGGATTATCAATTTAATGAGAAATTGAGTGTATCGGTCAGGGGTAACTACGATTTTGCTTCAAGAGTCCGGGATGAACAACAATCTGCTGGAGGAAACACCACTACTGTACATCCAAATGGTAGTTGGACCTACGCAAAATATACAGACGAACTGATCTATACGGATGCGATCCTGAAATACGCTGAAAATTTGGGCGATTTTAACCTCAACTTCGTCGCTGGTACCAGTTACCAGAAAACTGTTTCTGGTTTGGGTGTAGCAGTTGATGGAAGCGCCCAGAATGGCTTATTGTTCGCTAATGAATTCTATTTCCAGAACTTACCGCCCAATGTACAGGTCCAATCTACCTTAGGTGGCAGACTAGTCAAACAGGCCGTGTTTGGAAACGCAACCCTTGACTATAAGCAAATGATTTACCTTGATCTATCAGGTCGTAACGACTGGGCTTCTTCTTTGGCGGGCACTGGGAACCAATCCTATTTTTACCCATCCATAGGAGCGTCGGCTATTCTTAGCAAAATCATTGCGCTACCTGAAGTCGTTACTTTTGCCAAAGTACGCTATTCAAATACCCGAGTAGGTAATGAGGTGCCGTTCAACAGGGTTTTCCCTCAGAATACCATCGCTGCTTCTGGTGGTGTTAACCGCAATACACAGCAACCTTTTGATAACTTGAAACCTGAGATCATCACCAGTAATGAAATAGGTACCAACTGGCGCTTTTTTGATGATAGATTTGGATTTGACTTCACCTATTATAATACCGTTAGTACCGATCAATTTATTAGCTTGCCAGCACCTTCTGGTTCTGGATTTACCAGCTATTTTGTCAATGCAGGTAAGATCGTTAATAAAGGGATTGAGTTGACGGTGGATGTCACTCCTATTTATACCCGTAAACTCTTATGGACTTCTTCTTTTAACTTCTGGTCAAATGAGAATGAAGTAGTGGAAATGCACCCTGATTTGGCTGCAGTTAATACCGGTGCATCAGAAGGATATGGGTCACGATTTGAAACAGGCGGATCGATTGGAGATGTGTTTGTATTTAAATACCGTAGAGATGATCAGGGTCGAATTATGCTGGCTCCTAACAACGGCGTACCTTTGAAAACGGCAGTACAGGAATTGGCCGGTAACTTAAATCCTGATTGGAGTTTGGGTTGGAGCAATAATTTCACCTTTGGAAAATTCGGTTTGAATTTTGTTGTTAATGGAAAATTCGGAGGTGTTGCCTTCAGCCAAACAGAATCAATGCTTGATGGCGCTGGTGTATCACAAAGAACGGCTGATGCCAGAGATGCTGGTGGTGTAACTGTTAATGCTTCAAAAGATGGTGCGGCGGTAACCACCGTAGATGCGGAAACCTGGTTCAGAGCGATAGGTGACAGAAATGGTATTGGAGAAGCCTACATTTATGATAGAACCAATGTTCGATTGACTCAGTTGGCGCTATCTTACAACACCAAGTTATTCAGCCAAAAAGTACCCGTAACGCTTTCACTGGTTGGACAAAATTTGTTCTTCCTGCACATCGTAGCACCGTTTGATCCTGAACTAGCGATGAATACTAGCCGTAACAGTGCATCTTTGGATAACTTTAATACGCCTGCAACCAGAACAATCGGGTTTAATATCAATGTTAATTTTTAA
- a CDS encoding SusD/RagB family nutrient-binding outer membrane lipoprotein, giving the protein MKKISLFKYLFLIVLFVGCTKNFDEINTNPYQISDESLRQDNNHVGAFFPTMLNNIFGDQIEHNLAHESFVRHLGTPTPFVGGVNNTTYYIRWNTYWNRVYGSIFAPARQVLQIAEAEKNEVFVAWAKLLRVLAASRLSAYHGPIIYTNYGSTEKTILYDSEATLYNTWFAELDEIVDGFSANTSFAGMAKFDDSFGGDVNAWIKLANSMRLQLAMRISKVNPALAKTQGEKAIAAPGGLISTTDDNFLIKNYDGFFRPARICFGWGDTRMSATMESVLGGYKDPRVSKYFDPATDAAVYADHQDFPYKGIRNGALLVAKDDRLSFSTIASIFNNNGYPKRRCFTSSETHFLLAEAALRGWAGAGSAQEHYETGVRESFAEWGAGGVDAYLQQDATFLPLDYNDPKADGDINDFVSRIKVPVKWDEGEDREVKLEKIMTQKWLAAVHNTIEIWVDHRRTGYPKLPYNYKNDSNSDWGVIPADDFLRRMPFVNGERSNNAAGVADATSKLGGPDEIGTKLWWDTGGPNF; this is encoded by the coding sequence ATGAAAAAGATAAGCTTATTTAAATATTTATTCCTCATCGTGTTATTCGTCGGTTGTACGAAAAACTTTGATGAAATAAATACCAATCCGTATCAAATTTCGGATGAGTCTTTAAGGCAAGATAACAATCACGTAGGGGCTTTTTTCCCAACCATGCTAAATAACATTTTTGGGGATCAAATCGAGCACAACCTCGCACACGAATCTTTCGTACGCCACTTGGGTACACCAACTCCATTCGTTGGGGGCGTCAATAACACGACGTATTATATCCGATGGAATACCTACTGGAACCGCGTTTATGGTTCCATCTTTGCGCCAGCCAGACAGGTACTACAAATTGCAGAGGCGGAAAAGAATGAGGTATTCGTCGCATGGGCAAAATTACTTCGGGTTTTGGCAGCTTCCAGGCTTTCCGCTTATCACGGACCGATCATCTATACCAATTATGGATCTACGGAAAAGACCATCCTTTATGATAGTGAAGCAACCCTTTACAATACCTGGTTCGCTGAATTGGATGAGATCGTAGATGGCTTCAGCGCTAATACCAGTTTTGCTGGTATGGCCAAATTTGACGATAGCTTTGGCGGCGATGTTAACGCCTGGATCAAATTGGCAAATAGCATGCGCTTGCAACTGGCTATGCGTATTTCTAAAGTAAACCCCGCGTTGGCAAAGACCCAAGGCGAAAAAGCTATTGCAGCTCCTGGAGGCTTGATTTCTACCACGGATGACAACTTTTTAATTAAAAACTACGATGGCTTCTTCAGACCTGCTCGAATCTGTTTTGGATGGGGAGATACTCGTATGAGTGCCACCATGGAGTCTGTTTTAGGTGGATACAAAGACCCTCGGGTTTCGAAGTATTTTGATCCTGCTACAGATGCTGCTGTATATGCTGACCATCAAGATTTTCCATATAAAGGTATCAGAAATGGTGCGCTTTTGGTTGCCAAAGATGACCGACTTTCTTTTTCAACGATCGCTTCTATCTTTAACAACAATGGCTATCCGAAAAGGAGATGTTTTACCTCTAGTGAAACGCATTTCCTTTTAGCTGAAGCTGCACTTCGTGGCTGGGCTGGTGCGGGCTCTGCTCAGGAGCACTATGAAACGGGCGTAAGAGAGAGTTTTGCAGAGTGGGGCGCCGGAGGCGTAGATGCCTATTTGCAGCAAGACGCAACCTTCCTACCGCTTGATTACAACGATCCTAAAGCAGATGGTGATATCAACGATTTTGTGAGCAGAATTAAAGTGCCTGTAAAATGGGATGAAGGAGAAGACAGAGAGGTGAAATTAGAGAAGATCATGACTCAAAAATGGTTGGCTGCTGTACATAATACCATTGAAATCTGGGTGGATCACCGCAGAACGGGTTATCCTAAACTGCCTTATAACTACAAAAATGACAGTAATTCGGATTGGGGTGTTATTCCTGCCGATGATTTCCTAAGACGTATGCCTTTTGTAAATGGGGAGCGCAGCAATAACGCTGCTGGCGTAGCAGACGCTACCTCAAAACTGGGCGGTCCTGATGAAATCGGAACCAAACTTTGGTGGGATACAGGTGGACCAAACTTCTAG